The genomic window AGGCGAGGTTCAAGAGCCTCAATACGGTAGTTGTTCTTGGTGGACTGCTTGACAGATTTCTTTATTTTTTTCGTGTTCATTTTGTAATCTTACTTATAAATTTTATTTTGACTTAACACAACG from Fibrobacter sp. UWB15 includes these protein-coding regions:
- a CDS encoding LEPR-XLL domain-containing protein → MNTKKIKKSVKQSTKNNYRIEALEPRLMMAAVE